A portion of the Hyla sarda isolate aHylSar1 chromosome 2 unlocalized genomic scaffold, aHylSar1.hap1 SUPER_2_unloc_1, whole genome shotgun sequence genome contains these proteins:
- the LOC130298323 gene encoding uncharacterized protein LOC130298323 has protein sequence MELKGLGFVPLLLAFWCAAWLATSYIMTVVLGHAASPLMSISDVGNVFPESILFRIGFIGTSIGTLVLTFLIYKYMVMHTEEFRGHQVLIQRILLAIVWASCFSTAVMHVLSPEEYPRIHFVSTIIFITCEALYYLGQSIQMYKLPGAKKVIHHSRCTCCGLTFVCVVFYFGYETLKELFHNDEDWDEIREIPIIIIEWVMLLLILINIVTYYSTMQRLFIHSVMLSALTSIAFIVHG, from the exons atggagctaaaaggactggggttcgtccccctcctgttggcgttttggtgtgcggcctggcttgccaccagctacatcatgacggtcgtcctcggccatgcagcctcgccactgatgagcatcag tgacgtgggaaatgtctttcccgaaagcatattattcagaattggatttatagggacgtccattggcactttggtactaacctttcttatttataagtatatggttatgcatactgaagagttcaggggtcatcaggtcctgatccagaggatcctgctggccattgtgtgggcctcctgtttttccacagctgttatgcatgtattgtcccccgaagaatatcccaggatacactttgtcagcacgataattttcattacatgtgaagccttatactaccttgggcagtccatccagatgtataaattaccaggagcaaaaaaagtcatccaccatagtagatgcacctgctgtggcctgacttttgtctgtgtagttttctattttggatatgaaacattaaaggaattattccataatgatgaagactgggacgagatccgtgaaatccccatcataatcatcgagtgggtgatgcttctactgatcctgataaacatcgtgacctattattccaccatgcagaggttatt cattcattctgttatgttatctGCACTAACATCTATAGCGTTTattgtacatgggtaa